One Synechococcus sp. PROS-9-1 DNA window includes the following coding sequences:
- the glmU gene encoding bifunctional UDP-N-acetylglucosamine diphosphorylase/glucosamine-1-phosphate N-acetyltransferase GlmU yields MLAVAVLAAGKGTRMKSALPKVLQPLAGATLVERVLASVRNLAPERRLLIVGHQAERVEAQLSSNGGLEFVLQQPQNGTGHAVQQLLTPLQGFQGELLVLNGDVPLLRAETIDALVSTHRNSKADVTLLTAKLDDPTGYGRVFADANGLVSGIIEHRDCSDEQRTNNLTNAGIYCFNWAKLAEVLPKLSTDNDQGELYLTDTVQLLDVAMQMEVSDPDEVNGINNRRQLAQCEGVLQQRLRDHWMDEGVTFVDPASCTLSEDCSFGCDVVIEPQTHFRGACRIGDHCRLGPGSLLDNAELGCDVTVVHSVVRDARVGNAVEIGPFAHLRPGTTIGDSCKIGNFVEIKKSVIAVGSKVNHLSYIGDAELGANVNVGAGTITANYDGKNKHLTVIGEGSKTGANSVLVAPVVIGKNVTIGAGSTITKAVPDGSLAIGRAKQLIKEGWDRNAN; encoded by the coding sequence ATGCTCGCCGTTGCCGTTCTTGCTGCTGGGAAAGGCACTCGCATGAAAAGCGCGCTCCCAAAGGTGCTTCAACCCCTAGCTGGGGCCACCTTGGTGGAGCGCGTGCTCGCCAGTGTCAGGAACCTCGCGCCAGAGCGCAGGCTGCTGATCGTTGGCCATCAAGCTGAGCGTGTGGAAGCGCAGCTCAGCTCAAATGGCGGGCTTGAATTCGTGCTGCAACAGCCACAGAACGGTACAGGGCATGCTGTCCAGCAGTTGTTGACTCCCCTGCAGGGCTTTCAGGGTGAATTGTTAGTGCTGAACGGTGATGTTCCACTTCTGCGAGCCGAGACCATTGATGCGTTGGTAAGCACTCACCGCAACAGCAAGGCCGATGTGACTTTATTAACGGCAAAGCTTGATGATCCCACTGGTTATGGCCGAGTCTTTGCCGATGCCAATGGTCTGGTGAGCGGAATTATCGAACATCGTGATTGCAGCGATGAGCAGCGGACCAACAACCTCACCAATGCAGGGATCTATTGCTTCAACTGGGCAAAGTTGGCTGAAGTGTTGCCTAAATTGAGCACCGACAACGATCAGGGCGAGCTCTACCTCACCGACACGGTGCAGCTCTTAGATGTGGCGATGCAGATGGAGGTGAGCGACCCCGATGAGGTAAATGGAATCAACAACCGCAGGCAATTGGCGCAGTGTGAGGGTGTTTTGCAGCAGCGGTTGCGTGATCACTGGATGGATGAGGGTGTGACCTTTGTGGACCCGGCCAGTTGCACCCTGAGCGAAGACTGCAGCTTTGGCTGTGACGTGGTGATCGAACCACAAACCCATTTTCGTGGCGCCTGCCGGATTGGAGATCACTGCCGGCTAGGTCCAGGCAGTTTGCTGGACAATGCCGAACTCGGTTGCGATGTCACGGTCGTGCACTCCGTGGTGCGCGATGCACGCGTTGGTAATGCTGTTGAGATTGGTCCCTTCGCCCATCTCCGACCTGGCACCACGATTGGTGATTCCTGCAAAATTGGCAATTTTGTTGAGATTAAAAAGAGTGTGATCGCCGTTGGCAGCAAGGTGAATCACCTCAGTTACATCGGTGACGCGGAATTAGGCGCCAATGTGAATGTGGGAGCTGGCACGATTACGGCCAACTATGACGGCAAGAATAAACATCTCACGGTGATTGGCGAGGGCAGTAAGACGGGGGCCAACTCCGTCTTGGTCGCTCCTGTTGTGATCGGAAAAAATGTCACGATTGGAGCAGGGTCCACGATCACTAAAGCTGTTCCCGATGGATCCCTTGCGATTGGTCGTGCGAAGCAATTGATCAAGGAAGG
- a CDS encoding UbiD family decarboxylase, whose translation MALIGPGPGTRDLRDFLKLLEERGQLRRITAPVDPDLELAAIADRVLAAGGPALLFENVIGSSMPVAVNTLGTVERVVWSMGLERAEQLEELGSRLAILQQPRPPKDLQETKQFARVFWDLVKARPDRDLVPPCRQQVFLGDDVNLEQIPLIRPWPGDAGGVITLGLVITKDPETGVPNVGVYRLQRQSVNTMTVHWLSVRGGARHLRKAAAMGKKLEVAIAIGVHPLLVMAAATPIPVQLSEWLFAGIYAGEGVRLTPCKTIDLQVPSCSEVVLEGTITPGEVSPDGPFGDHMGFYGGVEDSPLVRFHCMTQRRSPIFLTTFSGRPPKEEAMLAIALNRIYTPILRQQIPEIKDFFLPMEALSYKLAVISIDKAYPGQAKRAAMAFWSALPQFTYTKFVVVVDKHINVRDPRQVVWAIAAQVDPQRDLFVLENTPFDTLDFASEQLGLGGRMAIDATTKIGPEKNHEWGEPLNRPADLEQKVSDRLEELGLSDLDHAEPDPALFGYILDKLISIQPRS comes from the coding sequence ATGGCTTTGATTGGACCCGGCCCTGGAACGAGAGATTTACGGGACTTCCTCAAGCTGCTTGAAGAGCGTGGGCAGCTGCGGCGGATTACGGCTCCAGTTGATCCAGATCTTGAGCTAGCAGCCATTGCTGATCGGGTTCTTGCTGCTGGTGGACCAGCCCTGCTGTTTGAGAACGTGATTGGCTCCAGCATGCCTGTAGCCGTCAACACGCTCGGCACTGTCGAGCGTGTGGTTTGGAGCATGGGTCTGGAACGGGCTGAACAGCTCGAGGAGCTTGGATCCAGACTTGCCATCCTTCAGCAACCGAGGCCTCCGAAAGACCTCCAGGAGACCAAGCAATTTGCAAGGGTGTTTTGGGATCTGGTGAAGGCCCGACCAGACCGCGATCTTGTCCCTCCCTGCCGGCAACAGGTGTTTCTGGGAGATGACGTCAATCTGGAACAAATCCCCTTGATCAGACCTTGGCCTGGTGATGCCGGTGGTGTGATCACGTTGGGACTCGTGATCACGAAGGACCCTGAAACCGGTGTTCCAAACGTGGGGGTTTATCGGTTGCAGCGTCAATCGGTCAACACCATGACCGTGCATTGGTTGAGCGTTCGTGGTGGTGCGCGTCACCTGCGCAAGGCAGCGGCGATGGGTAAAAAGCTTGAGGTCGCCATCGCCATTGGTGTGCACCCTTTGCTTGTGATGGCGGCAGCAACACCAATTCCAGTGCAACTCAGTGAATGGCTGTTTGCAGGAATTTATGCAGGGGAAGGAGTACGTCTCACCCCCTGCAAAACGATTGATCTGCAGGTGCCAAGTTGCAGTGAGGTGGTGTTGGAGGGAACGATTACTCCTGGAGAGGTGAGTCCAGACGGTCCATTTGGCGACCACATGGGTTTTTACGGCGGTGTGGAGGATTCACCCTTGGTGCGCTTCCACTGCATGACACAGCGGCGGTCTCCGATCTTTCTCACCACCTTCAGTGGCCGGCCACCAAAAGAAGAGGCGATGTTGGCCATTGCTTTGAACAGAATTTATACGCCAATCTTGCGTCAGCAAATTCCAGAAATAAAAGATTTCTTTCTGCCCATGGAGGCACTTAGTTATAAGTTAGCGGTGATTTCTATTGATAAAGCTTATCCTGGCCAGGCAAAGAGAGCTGCAATGGCGTTTTGGAGTGCGCTCCCGCAATTTACTTATACCAAGTTTGTTGTTGTGGTTGATAAGCACATCAATGTGCGTGATCCACGTCAGGTTGTCTGGGCTATCGCTGCACAGGTAGATCCACAGCGGGATTTATTCGTCTTGGAAAATACACCCTTTGATACTCTTGATTTTGCTAGCGAGCAACTGGGTCTTGGTGGAAGGATGGCCATTGATGCCACTACCAAAATAGGTCCAGAAAAGAATCACGAATGGGGTGAACCTCTGAACCGACCAGCTGATTTAGAGCAGAAAGTATCGGATCGGCTCGAGGAGCTTGGCTTGTCTGATCTGGATCATGCTGAACCAGATCCTGCACTGTTTGGCTATATCTTGGACAAGCTTATTTCCATCCAGCCTCGGTCATAA
- a CDS encoding iron uptake porin, with the protein MKLVRQLLVAPAALGLLAPVAANATELNFNGVSDYAATGEQVTSITQFSDVYPTDWAYQALGNLIERYGCVAGYPNGTFRGNRAMTRFEAAALLNACLDRVTEVTDELKMLMKEFSKELAILKGRVDGLEAKVGELEAQQFSTTTKLKGQADYFIGGVSYDNRDECNKAGATGSQAGECDDDALSFSYRFTLNLNSSFTGKDLLYTRLRTGNMDNVWTQTDSYLSDAKSGDSTLKVDKMWYTFPVGNEFMVTVGPLIENYYMVETPTRYKPILKAFKLGGYGALMGASTGQGAGIQWRQDVAPGEAAFNVAANYVADGGEGADSNSTKGMFGEATDGYFLSQIGYGNRQWYVSGLFASKQGADGSDPAMGYSTPEAKDQDEALNVYGLRGYWSPEDAGIIPTISAGLDFGTSAADATGKIEDTFGWMVGLTWDDAFIEGNKLGAAVGSYSSYATRIKGNDSPDDDNFAGEVWYNFQVTDNIGIKPAVFWTNEAYGADSTKGANKFGALVQTTFKF; encoded by the coding sequence TTGAAACTTGTCCGTCAACTGCTGGTGGCCCCAGCTGCCTTGGGCCTTTTGGCTCCTGTGGCTGCTAATGCCACTGAGCTGAACTTCAACGGTGTATCTGACTACGCCGCCACAGGCGAGCAAGTCACCAGCATCACTCAGTTTTCAGACGTTTACCCAACCGATTGGGCTTATCAGGCTCTTGGCAACCTGATCGAGCGCTACGGCTGTGTTGCTGGTTACCCCAACGGCACCTTCCGCGGTAACAGGGCAATGACCCGCTTTGAAGCGGCTGCTCTGTTGAACGCATGTCTCGACCGCGTCACTGAAGTGACCGACGAGCTGAAAATGCTGATGAAAGAGTTCTCTAAAGAACTCGCCATCCTCAAGGGCCGTGTTGACGGACTTGAAGCCAAAGTTGGTGAACTGGAAGCTCAGCAATTCTCCACCACTACCAAGCTGAAGGGACAGGCTGACTACTTCATCGGTGGAGTCTCATACGACAACCGTGATGAATGCAACAAAGCTGGTGCTACTGGCAGTCAAGCCGGCGAATGCGATGACGACGCCTTAAGCTTCTCTTACCGGTTCACTCTTAACCTGAATAGCTCATTCACGGGTAAAGATCTTCTTTACACGAGATTGAGAACAGGAAATATGGATAACGTCTGGACCCAAACTGACTCATATTTGTCTGATGCAAAGAGTGGTGATAGCACACTCAAAGTCGACAAAATGTGGTACACATTCCCTGTGGGTAATGAGTTCATGGTCACTGTAGGTCCTCTGATTGAGAACTACTACATGGTCGAAACACCTACTCGCTACAAACCAATCCTTAAAGCCTTCAAGCTTGGTGGATATGGAGCACTGATGGGAGCCAGCACAGGCCAAGGTGCTGGTATCCAATGGCGCCAAGATGTAGCACCTGGCGAAGCCGCTTTTAACGTAGCTGCCAACTATGTTGCTGATGGTGGTGAAGGTGCAGACAGTAACTCGACAAAGGGCATGTTTGGAGAAGCAACTGATGGTTATTTCCTAAGCCAAATTGGTTACGGTAATCGCCAATGGTACGTATCAGGACTTTTCGCAAGCAAGCAGGGTGCTGATGGCTCTGATCCAGCCATGGGTTATTCAACTCCTGAGGCAAAAGATCAGGACGAAGCGTTGAATGTCTACGGACTTCGTGGCTACTGGTCACCAGAAGATGCCGGCATCATTCCAACCATTAGTGCTGGTCTTGATTTTGGTACTTCTGCTGCAGATGCAACTGGTAAAATCGAAGACACCTTCGGCTGGATGGTTGGTCTGACCTGGGATGATGCCTTTATTGAAGGCAACAAACTAGGAGCAGCGGTTGGTAGCTACTCCAGCTACGCAACTAGAATTAAAGGCAATGACAGTCCCGACGATGACAACTTTGCTGGTGAAGTTTGGTACAACTTCCAAGTCACTGACAACATCGGCATCAAGCCTGCAGTGTTCTGGACTAACGAGGCATATGGTGCCGATTCTACAAAAGGTGCCAACAAATTTGGTGCTCTTGTCCAAACAACCTTCAAATTCTGA
- the aroA gene encoding 3-phosphoshikimate 1-carboxyvinyltransferase, with translation MSGSNGFPRDLKAGGSLHGRVRVPGDKSISHRALLFGAIAEGTTTIEGLLPAEDPMSSAACLRSMGTTISPIKSGEMVTIEGVGLDGLQEPSEILDCGNSGTTMRLMLGLLAGREGRHFVLTGDASLCRRPMNRVGQPLSLLGADVRGRDRGNLAPLAVQGQRLRGAVVGTPVASAQVKSAILLAALTADGSTSVIEPAHSRDHSERMLRAFGADLEVGGEMGRHILVRPGATLKGQHVVVPGDISSAAFWLVAGALVPGAKITVENVGLNPTRTGILEVLEMMGASIEVLNRRDVAGEPVGDLQVSHGPLKAFQFGEEIMPRLVDEVPILSVAACFCDGESHISGAAELRVKETDRLAVMARQLKAMGADIDEHPDGLTIRGGRSLKGAELDSETDHRVAMSLAIAGLMAEGDSRISRSEAAAVSYPTFWDDLERLRL, from the coding sequence GTGTCGGGCTCAAATGGCTTCCCAAGGGATCTGAAAGCAGGTGGCAGCCTCCATGGTCGGGTCCGCGTTCCAGGCGATAAATCTATTTCTCATCGCGCTCTTCTCTTCGGCGCTATTGCTGAGGGCACAACCACTATCGAAGGTCTTTTGCCAGCAGAGGATCCGATGAGTAGTGCTGCTTGTCTGCGCTCGATGGGGACAACGATTTCGCCGATTAAGAGCGGTGAAATGGTGACCATTGAGGGTGTTGGCCTTGATGGATTGCAAGAGCCTTCGGAGATTCTCGATTGTGGCAACTCCGGAACCACCATGCGGTTGATGCTTGGTCTTCTCGCCGGACGTGAAGGGCGCCATTTTGTTTTGACCGGTGACGCCTCTCTTTGTCGTCGTCCGATGAACAGGGTTGGTCAGCCGCTCTCCTTGTTAGGGGCGGATGTGCGCGGTCGAGATCGAGGAAATTTAGCTCCGCTGGCTGTTCAAGGGCAGAGGTTGAGGGGCGCTGTTGTGGGGACGCCTGTTGCCAGCGCTCAAGTGAAATCAGCCATTTTGCTGGCCGCGCTCACGGCAGATGGATCAACGAGTGTGATTGAGCCTGCTCACTCCCGTGATCACAGCGAGCGCATGCTTAGAGCTTTTGGTGCTGACCTTGAAGTGGGTGGTGAGATGGGCCGGCATATTTTGGTTCGTCCAGGCGCCACATTGAAAGGACAGCATGTTGTTGTTCCGGGAGATATCAGTTCTGCTGCTTTCTGGCTTGTGGCTGGTGCTCTCGTTCCTGGCGCCAAGATTACCGTGGAAAATGTGGGATTAAATCCCACGCGCACTGGAATTCTTGAAGTGTTGGAGATGATGGGCGCCTCGATTGAGGTGTTGAATCGCCGCGATGTTGCCGGTGAACCTGTTGGCGATCTACAGGTGAGTCATGGCCCCCTTAAGGCCTTTCAGTTTGGAGAAGAAATTATGCCGCGCTTGGTGGATGAGGTTCCGATTCTGAGTGTCGCGGCTTGTTTTTGTGATGGAGAAAGTCACATCAGCGGTGCAGCTGAGCTGCGTGTGAAAGAAACGGATCGACTCGCTGTGATGGCCCGGCAACTTAAGGCCATGGGCGCGGACATTGATGAGCATCCCGATGGTCTCACGATTCGTGGTGGCCGCTCTTTAAAAGGTGCTGAATTGGATAGTGAGACAGACCACCGCGTTGCGATGAGTCTTGCTATTGCTGGCTTAATGGCTGAGGGTGATTCAAGAATTTCTCGCAGCGAAGCAGCGGCTGTGAGTTATCCCACTTTCTGGGACGATCTTGAGAGATTGCGTCTCTGA
- a CDS encoding MnmC family methyltransferase, producing the protein MRDCVSDPAVLSTRFTADGSFSLHSNSFAESFHSSCGALEEANSKFVLPAQLDRFPSGRCLRVLDVCFGLGYNTAALMAALPNVGGPNLQCWALELDRAPLRLALAEPSFIALWPEHVVACLGALSADGYWQDSRRQQSVQMLWGDARQQLQYIPKDLRLDLILLDAFSPGKCPQLWSEEFIQSLAALLAPGGRLLTYCRAAAVRNNLRLAGLELRSLLPKPGDVAGWSSGTLALRPNEYEQYSPDIGPGWRGLSEMEEEHLQTRAGVPYRDPTGTDTAALILKRRQHEQAFVDLPSTSAWQRKWGLARQACNS; encoded by the coding sequence TTGAGAGATTGCGTCTCTGACCCAGCTGTGCTTAGTACCCGCTTCACAGCAGACGGAAGCTTCAGTTTGCACAGCAACAGCTTTGCTGAAAGCTTCCATAGTTCTTGCGGCGCTCTGGAAGAAGCAAACAGCAAGTTTGTGCTGCCGGCGCAGCTCGATCGCTTTCCCAGCGGGCGTTGTTTACGCGTTTTAGATGTTTGTTTCGGGCTGGGCTACAACACGGCTGCACTGATGGCGGCCCTCCCCAATGTGGGTGGACCAAACTTGCAATGCTGGGCGTTGGAACTCGATCGAGCGCCTTTGCGGTTGGCCCTCGCTGAGCCCAGTTTTATTGCTCTTTGGCCTGAGCATGTTGTCGCTTGTCTAGGGGCTCTCTCTGCTGATGGTTATTGGCAGGATTCGCGTCGTCAGCAGTCGGTTCAAATGCTCTGGGGTGATGCGCGTCAGCAGCTTCAGTACATACCAAAGGATTTACGTCTGGATTTGATCCTGTTGGACGCCTTTTCACCTGGGAAATGTCCCCAGCTCTGGAGTGAGGAATTTATCCAGAGTCTTGCAGCTCTACTCGCACCGGGGGGACGGTTGTTGACCTATTGCAGAGCAGCAGCAGTGCGGAATAATTTGCGCCTTGCCGGCCTTGAGTTGCGCTCGCTTCTTCCAAAGCCAGGAGACGTTGCGGGGTGGAGCTCTGGGACCTTGGCGTTGCGCCCCAACGAATATGAGCAATATTCACCTGACATTGGACCTGGTTGGCGTGGCTTGAGCGAGATGGAAGAGGAGCATCTGCAGACGCGGGCGGGTGTGCCTTACCGAGACCCGACAGGTACTGATACGGCCGCTTTGATTTTGAAGCGACGCCAACACGAACAGGCTTTTGTTGATCTGCCAAGCACCAGCGCTTGGCAGCGTAAGTGGGGATTGGCGAGACAAGCTTGCAATTCTTAA
- a CDS encoding 2-phosphosulfolactate phosphatase family protein, with protein sequence MKVSYFHVAGDVPDTIKGPDGPDAAVVIDVLRATTTIAWALHNGAEAVQTFADLDELRAEANAWPDEKRLLVGERGGSKLDGFDLGNSPVTVVPETVKGKRLFMSTTNGTRSLHRVREVACVLTVALPNREAVAQQLINDQPEQVWMVGSGWEGTYSLEDSLAAGALADSLLAAGATVANDEMQAALALWSQWKDNPEACLRIASHGQRLIGLGDHDADFQRCAGLDQLSVVPTQVEPGVLRAVSG encoded by the coding sequence ATGAAGGTTTCCTATTTCCACGTTGCTGGTGACGTTCCAGACACCATCAAGGGTCCAGATGGTCCTGACGCCGCTGTTGTCATCGATGTCCTGCGCGCCACCACCACCATTGCCTGGGCCTTGCACAACGGTGCAGAAGCGGTTCAAACCTTCGCTGATCTGGATGAACTTCGAGCAGAGGCCAACGCTTGGCCCGATGAAAAGCGTCTGCTGGTAGGCGAGCGAGGTGGTTCCAAGCTCGATGGTTTTGATCTCGGCAATTCCCCAGTAACCGTTGTCCCCGAGACCGTGAAGGGCAAACGCCTCTTCATGAGCACCACCAATGGCACTCGCTCCTTGCACCGGGTGAGAGAGGTGGCCTGTGTCCTCACGGTGGCCTTACCGAACCGTGAAGCGGTGGCACAACAACTGATCAACGATCAGCCCGAACAGGTGTGGATGGTGGGAAGCGGCTGGGAAGGCACCTATTCCTTGGAGGATTCATTAGCAGCCGGTGCCCTCGCCGACTCCCTTCTGGCTGCAGGGGCCACCGTTGCAAACGATGAAATGCAAGCGGCACTCGCTCTGTGGTCCCAATGGAAAGACAACCCCGAAGCCTGTTTGCGAATCGCATCCCACGGACAGCGTTTGATTGGCTTGGGTGATCACGACGCTGATTTCCAACGCTGTGCTGGTCTTGATCAGCTCTCTGTGGTTCCCACACAAGTTGAACCAGGCGTGCTTCGTGCTGTTTCTGGGTAG
- a CDS encoding carbon-nitrogen hydrolase family protein yields MSDFLAAALQLTSTTDPESNFAAAEEQIDLAARRGAELIALPENFAFMGDDAQRLELAPALSEQASRFLVTMARRYQVVVLGGGFPVPVGDGQRHFQRSQLVGRDGQILASYDKIHLFDVDLPDGSSYRESASFSPGTSPPPVVDVPGLCRVGLSICYDLRFPELYRYLVGAGAELLMIPAAFTAFTGKDHWQVLLQSRAIENTAYVLAPAQTGVHYMRRQSHGHSMVVDPWGTVLSDAGVAPGAAIAPVDPSHLQRIRGQMPSLKHRQPALF; encoded by the coding sequence GTGAGTGACTTTCTGGCTGCGGCCCTGCAACTCACCAGTACAACTGACCCTGAAAGCAATTTTGCGGCCGCTGAGGAGCAAATCGATTTAGCGGCGCGTCGTGGCGCCGAGCTGATCGCTTTGCCCGAAAACTTTGCCTTTATGGGTGACGACGCTCAGAGACTCGAACTGGCGCCGGCTTTGTCAGAACAGGCATCTCGGTTTTTGGTCACCATGGCTCGCCGCTACCAGGTCGTTGTTCTGGGTGGTGGGTTTCCCGTTCCCGTGGGGGATGGCCAACGCCATTTTCAGAGGTCACAGCTGGTAGGCCGTGACGGTCAAATATTGGCGAGTTACGACAAAATCCACCTCTTCGACGTTGACCTCCCAGACGGGAGCTCCTATCGGGAATCAGCAAGTTTTAGTCCCGGGACGTCCCCTCCTCCCGTGGTGGATGTTCCTGGGCTTTGTCGTGTGGGGCTGTCCATTTGCTACGACCTGCGCTTCCCTGAGCTTTATCGCTATCTCGTTGGAGCCGGAGCCGAGTTGTTGATGATTCCCGCTGCTTTCACAGCCTTCACAGGTAAGGATCATTGGCAAGTTTTGCTCCAATCAAGGGCGATCGAAAACACGGCTTACGTGCTGGCTCCGGCCCAAACAGGCGTGCATTACATGCGCAGACAAAGCCACGGTCATTCCATGGTTGTGGATCCTTGGGGAACGGTGTTGTCCGATGCCGGGGTTGCACCAGGGGCAGCAATCGCCCCGGTTGACCCCAGCCATCTCCAACGCATTCGCGGGCAGATGCCGAGCCTGAAGCACCGCCAACCCGCGTTGTTCTGA
- a CDS encoding extracellular solute-binding protein has protein sequence MKTILFLTSLLPIALFTPALASEEVRVYSGRHYNTDRQVYKKFSDQTGIKVRLIEASGISLVQRLKSEGKNTKADVIILVDAARINNAANAGLFAPIQSSSLEKSVPSRYRDPNNRWFGLTRRVRAIIVNPTMVSPSSVMSYAQLASPSLKGKVCLRKRKNVYNQSLVADQLALNGTAKVKSWLKGLTNNVSEPYFGGDIGLIRAVAQGQCGVGVVNHYYLARMRAGVNGKKDQNFGNDVKIVMPKPAHVNISAAAVSCYSKNKKNAVKLIEFLSSPQGSAGIAGPTYEFPLQGVGGSTYLKGMTKFTPDRVTISELSRYNPEAIRLMTEAGWK, from the coding sequence ATGAAAACGATTTTGTTTCTCACATCTCTTTTGCCAATAGCTCTTTTTACACCAGCTCTTGCGTCAGAGGAAGTCCGAGTCTACTCGGGTCGTCATTACAACACTGACCGTCAAGTTTATAAAAAGTTTTCAGATCAAACTGGTATCAAGGTTCGCTTAATTGAGGCCTCTGGTATTTCATTGGTTCAGAGATTGAAAAGCGAAGGGAAAAATACAAAGGCTGACGTAATTATTTTGGTTGATGCTGCACGCATCAACAATGCAGCCAATGCCGGGCTCTTTGCACCAATTCAATCATCATCTCTAGAGAAATCTGTGCCTTCTAGATATCGAGATCCAAACAATAGATGGTTTGGCTTAACTCGACGAGTGCGGGCAATAATCGTTAACCCAACAATGGTTTCTCCATCTTCAGTGATGTCCTATGCACAGCTAGCGAGCCCATCCTTGAAAGGGAAAGTATGCCTGAGAAAGCGTAAAAATGTCTATAATCAATCACTCGTTGCTGATCAGTTGGCACTTAATGGCACGGCAAAAGTGAAATCTTGGCTAAAGGGTCTTACTAATAACGTGAGTGAGCCTTATTTTGGTGGTGATATCGGACTGATTCGTGCTGTTGCTCAAGGGCAATGTGGTGTTGGAGTCGTGAATCACTACTACTTAGCTCGCATGAGGGCAGGGGTAAATGGCAAAAAGGATCAGAATTTTGGCAATGATGTAAAAATCGTGATGCCAAAACCTGCTCACGTCAACATCAGCGCTGCTGCGGTTTCTTGTTATTCTAAAAACAAGAAAAATGCGGTTAAATTGATCGAATTCCTGTCATCTCCTCAAGGTAGTGCTGGCATTGCAGGGCCAACCTATGAGTTCCCCTTACAAGGAGTTGGTGGTTCAACTTACCTCAAAGGAATGACAAAATTCACTCCTGATCGGGTCACTATTTCAGAGCTCAGTCGCTATAACCCAGAAGCCATCCGTCTTATGACCGAGGCTGGATGGAAATAA
- a CDS encoding Fe2+-dependent dioxygenase → MNHLRLQILDQPTCERLLERLANEAEWQDGSITAGSHAKEGKRNAQLHYESPLRKEIHELIECAMWNHPAVKGFCLPRKLHRFLVTKTESDGGYDSHVDNAYMSSGRSDLSFTLSLTDDSKYEGGELEIDSISESFPIKIKQGEIVIYPSTSMHRVCTVTTGVRTVCVGWIESYVKGESDRICLFQLESGARAMLAKHGRGDELDLIFLAYTNLLRRLGS, encoded by the coding sequence ATGAATCATTTGCGATTGCAAATACTGGATCAACCAACCTGTGAACGATTGCTTGAGAGACTCGCCAACGAAGCTGAATGGCAGGATGGTTCAATCACCGCCGGTTCCCACGCTAAGGAGGGAAAAAGAAATGCACAGCTTCATTATGAATCTCCATTGCGGAAGGAAATTCATGAGCTCATAGAATGTGCAATGTGGAATCACCCTGCCGTGAAGGGGTTTTGCCTTCCTCGCAAGCTTCACCGATTTTTAGTCACTAAAACGGAAAGCGATGGTGGATATGATTCGCATGTTGATAATGCTTATATGAGCAGTGGAAGGAGTGATTTGTCTTTTACCCTCTCTTTAACTGATGACTCGAAATATGAGGGAGGTGAACTGGAGATCGATAGTATTTCGGAGTCTTTTCCTATCAAGATCAAGCAGGGAGAAATTGTGATCTATCCCAGCACATCGATGCATCGCGTTTGCACTGTCACAACCGGTGTTCGCACAGTTTGTGTGGGTTGGATTGAGAGTTATGTTAAAGGCGAAAGTGATCGCATTTGTCTGTTTCAGCTGGAAAGTGGTGCTCGGGCGATGTTGGCAAAGCACGGTCGTGGCGACGAACTTGATTTGATTTTCTTAGCGTATACAAACCTATTGCGACGTTTAGGCAGCTAG
- a CDS encoding Crp/Fnr family transcriptional regulator, whose product MSFRFLPDDPTSSIQIPTGQTVLVDTHGRSDGMKLNVLEGIARVYCPCEETEGMTLAFLQTGDQLRTDCLCSDGICVEAMTPLRIETKSIEPSPNGYDSVNEWTLQLLRIRHLGQAEQRLHALLSLLVNRLGRRYGEWCNLPFRLTHDRIGELIGSTRVTSTRLISKLRNGEMLVTNSGEASMKLSPSLIESSPLGF is encoded by the coding sequence GTGAGCTTCCGCTTCCTGCCTGACGACCCCACGTCATCGATTCAAATCCCCACAGGGCAAACCGTGCTTGTGGATACCCACGGTCGCAGTGATGGTATGAAATTAAATGTGCTTGAGGGAATTGCCAGGGTCTATTGCCCTTGTGAAGAGACAGAGGGAATGACCCTTGCCTTCCTGCAGACGGGCGACCAGCTCAGAACGGATTGCTTGTGCAGTGATGGCATTTGCGTCGAAGCCATGACTCCACTGAGAATCGAGACGAAATCGATAGAGCCCTCACCCAATGGTTATGACTCTGTGAACGAGTGGACGTTGCAACTGCTCAGAATTCGTCACTTAGGACAAGCGGAGCAACGCCTTCATGCCTTACTGAGTCTCTTAGTGAATCGATTGGGTAGGCGCTACGGAGAATGGTGCAATCTTCCCTTTCGCCTCACTCACGACCGAATTGGTGAACTGATTGGTTCCACCAGAGTAACTTCAACTCGCTTGATTTCCAAACTGCGCAATGGTGAAATGTTGGTGACAAACTCTGGGGAAGCTTCTATGAAGCTGTCTCCTAGCTTGATTGAATCGAGCCCACTTGGCTTTTAG